The Verrucomicrobiota bacterium DNA segment ACCACTTCCATTGCGTGCGAATGCTGAGATGTCGGGCAGAACGTAACCGAGGAAACAAGCGCTGGACAAGCAAAGAGAAGTTGTTCCGCTGCGTAAAATGGGTTGCTGACAAAGCGCGAAAGCCTAGGATGCGTTCATGGGATTAACGAAGGTGACCACCAAGCTCAGCAACCCTGCCGCGCCGGAACAGAGTTATGAAGCGCTGTTCCTCGTGGACACTGGAGCAACGGACTCTGTGGCGCCTGCTGATGAACTGCGGAAGATCGGGGTTCGCGAAGAAGGCCGGATGGCCTACGAACTTGCGGACGGCACTGTAAAGGAATACGGCTACGGTTTGGCGCGGATCGAGTTCATGGGCGAGATCACCGCC contains these protein-coding regions:
- a CDS encoding clan AA aspartic protease, which gives rise to MGLTKVTTKLSNPAAPEQSYEALFLVDTGATDSVAPADELRKIGVREEGRMAYELADGTVKEYGYGLARIEFMGEITAGRVIFGEPEVEPILGVTALESVGIMADPANKTLRRLPAIPLKTVGFTWR